From one Triticum aestivum cultivar Chinese Spring chromosome 4B, IWGSC CS RefSeq v2.1, whole genome shotgun sequence genomic stretch:
- the LOC123089780 gene encoding uncharacterized protein: MAIPPKNALYFLLLVSSFILGAMADLALSCPSRCEVELQWTLYARQIGGGANANQEEMVHSVHPTTGFGTIVVNNWDVLDAPLPNAAIVARARGTHTKAGPAAGDWFTSLSIVFEGARFNGSTFQVMGITNTDGLWAIVGGTKELSRADGTIKHTLLRATALENYRQLDIRAFYTPPAVNANGIAAR; this comes from the exons ATGGCCATTCCTCCTAAAAATGCTCTCTACTTCCTGCTGCTCGTCTCCAGCTTCATCCTTGGCGCCATGGCGGATCTAGCCTTATCATGCCCTTCCCGCTGTGAAGTGGAGCTACAATGGACCTTATACGCGCGGCAGATTGGGGGCGGAGCAAACGCGAACCAGGAAGAGATGGTTCACTCCGTGCACCCCACCACAGGATTTGGTACGATCGTCGTCAACAACTGGGATGTGCTCGACGCGCCTCTGCCTAACGCAGCCATAGTTGCCCGTGCAAGAGGCACTCACACCAAGGCTGGCCCAGCCGCCGGTGACTGGTTCACTTCTCTCAGCATAGTCTTCGAGGGAGCCAG GTTCAATGGGTCGACCTTTCAAGTCATGGGGATCACCAATACAGATGGTCTGTGGGCTATTGTTGGCGGTACCAAAGAATTGTCCAGGGCAGATGGCACCATTAAACATACTCTGTTAAGGGCGACGGCCCTTGAGAACTATAGACAACTGGATATTCGTGCATTCTATACCCCGCCTGCG GTTAATGCAAATGGTATTGCTGCCCGGTAA